tccgGTAACAGTGAACTGAAAGAATGGCTTCTTTGGCAGCAACAACTGCGGCAACCTCCCTCAGTGTGTCGGAAATGCTTGGGAACAAAGTCAACTACTCGAGTGCAGCCAGGACGGCTCCTTCTACTTCCAGTCCTGTCACCTTTAAGACAGTTGCCCTTTTCCAAAAGAAGAAACCTGCACCAAAGGCTAAGCCAGCAGCCGTCACCCCGGCTTCAGACGAGCTCGCCAAGTGGTATGGTAAGTATCATtacaactttttaatatttagtaGGCAAGTAAACATATAAAAACTTTAGAtttataccattaaaaaaaacaggTTACTTGGAGACTGCAAATTCAAATAGCAATTATGAATGACATGCAAAGTTACACATTAAAATTGATGGTTTAGATTTTCTAATTCGGTTTATATATTTGCAATGGATATATAGGACCTGAGAGAAGAATCTTCTTGCCAGAAGGTCTTTTGGACCGATCAGAAATCCCAGAGTACCTCAACGGAGAAGTCGCTGGAGAGTAAgtaatatatacacattaaataaaaatatatacacacaaaaataCAAGTAAAATGACTTTTTCTATGTTTCTTTAAATGCAGCTATGGTTATGATCCTTTTGGTCTTGGAAAGAAACCAGAAGACTTTGCCAAGTAAGTTCATTTCCAACACTCAGAAATCATGGATTTAGAGATCGAATCCAAACACTCGGTTGCAGTATCTAGATACTTACATTTATATGGTCTGCAGATATCAAGCTTTTGAGCTGATTCATGCACGATGGGCAATGTTGGGTGCAGCCGGTTGCATTATTCCAGAGGCCTTCAACAAATATGGTGCTGCCTGTGGCCCTGAAGCCGTCTGGTTCAAGGTATGTGTCAGACTAATCAATCCCAAACTAATGAAAGCCAAAAGCTTAATAACTCCGTTCTTATTTATTCATAACGGTATTTGTAGACTGGAGCTCTGCTACTCGATGGCAATACATTGAACTACTTCGGAAAGAACATCCCCATTAACCTGGTCTTGGCAGTCGTTGCTGAGGTTGTTCTTGTAGGTGGTGCAGAATACTACAGAATCACCAATGGCTTGGTATGTATATGAATGAATGCATCAGCGATTTCCATGTATATTACTTGATTTATcagttgatgattttgaggGGCCTTATGTGCAGGATTTTGAGGACAAGTTGCACCCTGGTGGACCATTTGATCCGTTGGGTCTTGGCAAGGACCCAGACCAGCTCGCTCTGTTGAAGGTTAAGGAAATCAAGAATGGTAGACTAGCAATGTTCTCAATGTTTGCATTCTTCATCCAAGCATATGTGACCGGAGAGGGTCCAGTAGAAAACCTTACATCTCACTTAAGTGATCCCTTTGGAAACAACATACTAACTGTGATTTCTGGGAACATCGAAAGAACCCCAACCCTATAAACTCTATTTGTAAGCTAAACAATGACAATCATTTACTCATGTATTCTATATTCtcggttttttttaatgaaaaaggaGTCCAAATGGTCAGTAATTGTAGTTTGATGAAACAACTTCTAACGACAATTGGGTTACCCAAATATTCGGCATCATTATGTAATCGCCTAATGCATTGTGTAGCATCTGACATTGCAATTATGCAATGCAAATACGTATAATAACTTATAGACCTCTTAAACTAATACACTGGCATTTGCCAGTTTATAACTAGTCATGTAATAATACACTTGTGACAACTATATGCATTCTCATCAACTGCTTGAGTCACGTACACTTGGTAAACCAAGCCACTTCAACCCCTTAAGAAAGTAACAAATTACTAATAAACGCTAAAGTAGGTAAGAAAGAAAACACTGACCTGGTTAGAAGCGGTTATTGTTTGATGCTAGAAAGAAAACATTTGCTTCCGTTTGACACCCTCATAAGCAACATTTCACATCCTTGACTTAAACAGAAGCAGTTGACAGAACTCTCGAGACATAGGTGCATTCCGTTACTGCAAACACCAAATATGATATGTGCAGATAATAAAATGCATGCATTGCCGCATTGGATCCAGGATTTGTTTAGTTCATTCGAAGTGTAAACATAAATTTCTACAGCTGATGAAGAAGCTCTTCTATATTTTTAACCaaagcacacacacacacacacagtaaTAACAGCAAGTTTTCTGTGTCATACCACAAGCAACCACTTCGCAGGATAATGCATATTCCAAGCTACCATCATTTTTCCCCATCATTCTTAATAAGGCCAAGACCAGTTGGATACAAGTAGATGTTAAAAAGCGATAAAATTCATGTACCTATATTGACGCTAACTATGCATTCAGATTTTACATTACTGATTTTAACTACACAAGATTACATACGGGTCATTACTTAAACACTACAATGGTCTTTAAGCACCTGCCTGGCAAGATCCATAGATTTGCTTTCTTTATAAATTAGGTGCAAATTGTAAGCCGCCTCTCTTCTAAGATCACAATAACCAGGCTTGAGATCATTTGTGATTTCTGGACCATCATTCGGTAGCTTTGGGATAGGGTGATCTTTTTGATGAACCGCAAGCACCTTTTCATAGTACGTAGCCGCAATCGATATTAGACCAACATGCTGATAAGCTCGTGCTAGGTTGTATAAAGCTTCCTAAGCATTTCACAGAGCCAATTCAGTTATGATTCAGACACAATGGTATTGAATAACATAAGTCTTTATTACTTTACTATTAAATTATCCATTTGTCTTTGAtctcatttttcaataataaataatttaaactaAATAACTCAACAGCGAGATTAAAGGAGAATAAGTAACACCTGGCTGTTCCCTGAAAGGCGAAGATTGTTGTAGAGAAAAGCTAAACCTTGCAAAACACACTGATGCCTGTTATGAAGTCTTAATCCAAGGGCTAGGTTGATTAGGGCCGTTCCTTGGGAGCAAGTACGAATTATCAGTAGTAATTACTTGTGGATTTAGAAAGACTAATGCAACAAATTAGTGAAGAGAAACTAGAAAGGCATACCAGCACAAAGATTGATCAACGCATTCTCAGGCATCAATTTATATGCTTTCAAGTAATATCTTGCAGCGGCTTGATGCTGGCTCTTCATGGTAAACTGATGTCCCTTAATTAAAATTGGTGGTACACAATCTTCATGCTTTACAATCATCTCACGCAAGAATTTGCTAAAATTATCCAGCCTGCAtctaataaagaaaaagaagaaacgaACAAAGTATGTATTTAAAAATCCAAGGAAAGTTCAGTactatataaatgaaaacaaatataaaagagaaaaaggcCATCAATATTATAGTAGCAAATAAGATGAAGTATGTACCTTGATATGATTTTATAGTAGCAATTCCATGCTGCAAAGCTGTAAGGATTTTGGCTAACAATGTGTCGCGCACATTCCCGTCCATTCGCAGGACCATCAATATTATATGCTATCtctgtaaaaaataaaaaacaataagaaGGTAACCAAAAAGAATGCAATGGGgtaagataaaaaagaaaattacttCTCTATTGTTTACAGAGAAgtcaattaaaaatatattaataaaaatcaaacttCAATAGACAAAATTACTtttgtaattaaaaaagaatgCACAGCCATCTTAGGACACAAAGGTAACCAAAATTTTGGGCACCTGGAAAATTATTAATCATCTTATgtttgcaaaatatatataccaccAACTGGAACTCTTACGTGCTCCAAGTGATCGAAGCTCCTCTTGCTTCTCTATTGTTAGAGTGTTTTGTGCTAATTTCAGACTCGGGTTGATGATTTCCAGAGCGTCCCAATATCTTTGCATAGATACCAAGTCTCTGCACAACTACGAATAACAGATGTCCAGTgggataaaataaaaaagaacacaCATAAGGTGATACGAATACTTTTAAATCTATAATAAACACTCACATCTACAATGAGCGTAAGATGCTCCTCATCCTTTAAGAGATTTGGCAGGGGAGGTTCTCTATATGCCTGTCAAATGAAACAATTTAAGGCCTTAACTAGATAAGAATGCCACAAGATCTTAATATCGTATAACATCATGCTACAAGTGTAGCCAAATCATTACTCCATACTTGGTACAGTTTGCATTTGCATCAAGTGAAAGATGGCATTTTAAACATGATATCCTGTAGATGTAAGAGTATAATACTTACTATTTTAtccttacatatatattattctaaAGTCTAGACTACTTACAGGAGATTCGCCATCTGAATCGTCACTCTGCAACACATCTCCAGCAGC
The Erigeron canadensis isolate Cc75 chromosome 2, C_canadensis_v1, whole genome shotgun sequence DNA segment above includes these coding regions:
- the LOC122586792 gene encoding chlorophyll a-b binding protein CP26, chloroplastic-like is translated as MASLAATTAATSLSVSEMLGNKVNYSSAARTAPSTSSPVTFKTVALFQKKKPAPKAKPAAVTPASDELAKWYGPERRIFLPEGLLDRSEIPEYLNGEVAGDYGYDPFGLGKKPEDFAKYQAFELIHARWAMLGAAGCIIPEAFNKYGAACGPEAVWFKTGALLLDGNTLNYFGKNIPINLVLAVVAEVVLVGGAEYYRITNGLDFEDKLHPGGPFDPLGLGKDPDQLALLKVKEIKNGRLAMFSMFAFFIQAYVTGEGPVENLTSHLSDPFGNNILTVISGNIERTPTL